The genomic stretch ACGGGCCCAGAAATTTGGCGCGATACGCAAGGGTCGATTACGCACTTTGTATCGAGTATGGGCACTACCGGCACGATTATGGGTACGCGCCGTTATTTAAAGCAGCAAAATGAAGATATCCAAATCGTTGGCGTGCAGCCTTGCGATGGCGCGCAAATTCCGGGCATTCGCAAATGGGCGCCGGAATATTTGCCAAGTATTTGCGATTTTTCGCTGATTGATCAGGTGCTGGAAGTCACGCAAGCTGAAGCCGAAGAAATGACGCGTCGCCTCGCGCGCGAAGAGGGAATTTTTGCCGGTATTTCATCGGGTGGCGCCTTGGCCGCGGCATTGAAACTGTCTGAAACTGTAGAAAACGCCGTGATTGTCAGCATTGTGTGCGATCGCGGCGATCGCTATTTATCGACTGGCGTTTTCCCCGCATGAGCCCGCAAATTATCGAATACATTGGCCTTGCCGCAGGCACCTTAACGACAATTTCGTTTGTGCCGCAAGTATGGCAAGTGTGGAAAAGCAAATCGGCCAAAGATATTTCGCTCGGCATGTACAGCATTTTTGTCACGGGCGTTGCACTTTGGTTGGGGTATGGGCTGCTAGTTGGCTCTGCGCCTGTGTATCTGGCCAATACTGTTGCTTTGATTTTGGCGGGAGCGGTGTTGGTGATGAAAATTGTCTTTGATCGCAAAGAAAAGCAGGGCAAAGAATGACGCCGGTTGACTTGCATTGCCATTCGAATATCTCCGATGGTTTATTGCCGCCCGATGAAGTGGTGCGCAAAGCGCATGCGCGCGGCTGCCAGTTGTTTGCGCTGACCGATCACGACGACACGCGGGGTTTGGCGCTGGCCAAGTCGACGGCGGATGAGTTGGGTATGCAGTTTATCAACGGCGTTGAGATTTCGGTCAGCTGGGGCAAGCACACCTTGCACGTCGTCGGCCTTGGTTTTGACGCGAATAATCAGGCTTTGCTCGATGGTTTAGCGTATGTGCGCTCTGGCCGCACCGAACGCGCCGAGCGAATGGCGGCGGCGCTGGAAAAACTCGGTATCGAAGGTATCTTAGAAGGCGCACGCCGCCATGCGGATAACCCAGAAATGATCAGCCGTTCACACTTTGCGCGCTTTTTGATCGAAACCGGCCGTTGCAAAGACATGAAATCGGTGTTCAAAAAATTTATGGTGCGCGGCAAGCCCGGCTTTGTTGAGCACGAGTGGGCGCGTTTACACGATGCGATTGACTGGATTCGCGGTGCGGGCGGCGTGGCGGTGTTGGCGCACCCAGGTCGTTACGATATGGGCAATGAAACGATGCGCGTGTTGTTGACCGAATTTAAACGCTTGGGCGGCGAGGCGATTGAAGTCGTCTCCGGCAGTCACGGCCATGCCGATGTGGGGCGCTTTAATCATTTGGCCAAAGAATTCGGCTATCTTTGCTCTAGCGGCACCGATTACCACGCCACCGGCGAAGGCGCGCGCGAGCCGGGTATGAACGCCGATTTGCCGATTGGCTGCGAGCCAGTTTGGATGCGTTGGGCGCCCGATTTAAAACCGATTGTGGCCAACGCCACGCTTTAAAGAAGTTAAAGCCAATGTCTCAGTTTTTCTCAATTCACGCCGAAAACCCGCAAGCGCGCTTGATTAAGCAGGCGGTCGAAATTATCCGCAAGGGCGGTTTGATTGTGTACCCCACCGATTCTTGCTACGCCTTGGGTTGCGCGCTGGATAATAAAGACGGGTTGGAGCGCATTCGTCGCATTCGTCAGCTCGACGATAAACATCATTTTACGTTGGCGTGCAGCGATCTCTCGCAATTGGGCACGTATGCCAAAGTTGATAATCGCACTTTCCGCATGCTCAAAGCGGCTACACCCGGCAGCTACACCTTTATTTTGCAAGCGACCAAAGAAGTACCGCGCCGCGTTTCGCATCCGAAAAAACAAACCGTCGGTTTGCGCGTGCCTGAGCATGCGGTGGCCTTGGCTTTGTTAGAGGAATTGGGCGAGCCGATGTTGTCGACCACCTTGCTGTTGCCCGATGAAGAATACCCGATGACCGACGCGTGGGAGATTCGGGATCGACTGGAGCGTGACGTCGATTTGGTGATTGAGGGCGGTTATTGCGGTACCGATCCAACGACGGTGGTTGATTTATCCGATGATTACCCGCAAGTACTCCGTGAGGGCAAAGGCCCGTTAACGCCGTTTGGTTTGTAACACTCAAGCCAAAGCCTTTTTGCCAATATATTGGGTATTGCTTGCTAGGTTAATTACTTATTATGCTGTAGCTATATACCGGTGTCGGTATATTAAAAGGATAAAATGGAACTCAATCTGATTCAAAATATCGCCGTTTGGGCCTTGCCGGTGCTGTTTGCCATTACGGTACACGAAGCCGCCCACGCGTATGCGGCTAAGCGCTTTGGCGATCCGACCGCATTTTTAATGGGACGGATGACGTTTAATCCACTGAAACACATCGACCCGATTGGGACGATTGTCTTGCCGCTGATTTGTGTGCTGTTGCCAGGTGGCTTTTTATTTGGCTATGCCAAGCCAGTGCCGGTGAACTTTAACGCGCTACGCAACCCTAAGCGCGATATGCGCTGGGTGGCGGCGGCTGGCCCTTTGGCGAATTTGGCGATGGCGGTGTTCTGGGCGTTGCTGTTGCGCCTTGCAATGGGGCCTATGGATGGCAATAGCTTCCAATTACCATTGGCTTTAATGGCACAAGCGGGTATTCAGATCAATGTGGTGCTGATGGTGCTCAATTTGCTACCTTTGCCGCCACTCGATGGTGGGCGGATTTTGGTGTCGCTGTTGCCCAATCATTTAGCGTATAAAGTTTCGCGCATCGAACCCTATGGCTTTTTTATCTTGATCGGCCTGTTGGTGACGGGTTTGCTAAGCACCATTTTAAGCCCGTTTATGCATGCGGTGATGAGCTTGGTCAGCATTGTTTTATAAGCTGAGGTGAATGATGAGTAGTAAAAAGCAAGGCGGTGTATGGCTACCGATTGCCTTAATCGTAATTGGCTCTGGCTGGTTGATGCATCGCTTGGATATTTTTCCGAGTGTGAATTGGATTGTGATTTTGGCGCTGCTATTTGCCGGTATCGCCGTATTGCTGCTTGAAGGCGTGAATAAATCGACGGTCGTGATCGGCCCGATGCTGATTGCGGGCGGCGCGACGACGTTTTTGCAGCAGCACTACGACTTATCCCGCTCAGTACAAATCCCAATCCTGCTGATTTTGTGTGGCGTGCTAATGTTACTAGCGCGCTCTAGCCATATTCCACCGGCGCCGCCGAAAGCTTGGGAGCGATCCAAGCAAGATTAGGTATATTGTTGGGGCGATTTATTGATGTAACTTAGGTCAATATACCCAATGGTTTTGTGATGCTTGTGTAATAGCGCACAGCTAAAAAATGACTTGATATTGTTTTTTATAGCGAACAATGCGTTTCTGATTTGTAGTTTATTGTGATCAATGACTGCTGCTACTATGACGCCTGTGTTTTGCTTTATCGATTAAAGGATTAAAAATGTCTCTGACCCGCTCCGATTTTGATCAATACATGGTTCCTAATTATGCGCCTGCGGCGTTTGTACCAGTGCGTGGTGCGGGTAGCCGAGTTTGGGATCAGAACGACAAAGAATACATCGACTTGGCTGGTGGTATTGCGGTGAACTCATTGGGCCACTGTCACCCAGTGTTGGTTAATGCCTTGACCGAGCAAGCCAATAAGCTGTGGCATGTGTCGAACGTTTTCACCAACGAGCCTGCATTGGCTTTGGCGAAGAAGCTGGTTGAAGCGACCTTTGCCGACAAAGTGTTTTTCTGCAATTCAGGCGCTGAAGCGAACGAAGCAGCTCTGAAACTCGCGCGCCGCGCAGCGATTGAGCGTTTTGGTGAGCAAAAACACCAAGTGCTCTCAACCTTAAATAGCTTCCACGGCCGTACCTTTTTTACGGTAACAGTCGGTGGCCAGCCTAAATATTCCGACGGCTTTGGTCCAAAACCACAAGGCATTGAATATTTCGAATACAACAATCTGGACAGCCTCAAAGCGCTGATCAACGACAACACCGCGTGTGTCGTGATCGAGCCGATTCAAGGTGAGGGCGGTGTACTGCCTGCTGACCCTGCGTTTATCCAAGGCGTGCGCGAATTGTGTGATAAGCACAATGCATTCCTGATTTTTGATGAAGTGCAAACGGGTATGGGTCGTACGGGCTCATTGTTTGCCTACCAAGAATATGGCGTTACGCCAGATATTTTGACCAGCGCAAAAAGCTTGGGTGGCGGTTTCCCGATTGGCGCGATGTTGACGACAGCTGATATCGCCAAGCATTTAGTCGCAGGCACGCACGGTACGACTTACGGCGGTAATCCATTGGCGTGTGCAGTCGCTGGCGCGGTGCTCGATGTAATCAATACCCCTGAAGTACTCGCTGGAGTGAAAGCGAAGCATGAGCAGCTGAAAGCCGGCGTTGAAGCAATTAACGCCAAATACAGCGTATTCAAAGCCGTACGCGGCAT from Chitinibacter sp. SCUT-21 encodes the following:
- a CDS encoding SemiSWEET transporter, whose product is MSPQIIEYIGLAAGTLTTISFVPQVWQVWKSKSAKDISLGMYSIFVTGVALWLGYGLLVGSAPVYLANTVALILAGAVLVMKIVFDRKEKQGKE
- a CDS encoding PHP domain-containing protein codes for the protein MTPVDLHCHSNISDGLLPPDEVVRKAHARGCQLFALTDHDDTRGLALAKSTADELGMQFINGVEISVSWGKHTLHVVGLGFDANNQALLDGLAYVRSGRTERAERMAAALEKLGIEGILEGARRHADNPEMISRSHFARFLIETGRCKDMKSVFKKFMVRGKPGFVEHEWARLHDAIDWIRGAGGVAVLAHPGRYDMGNETMRVLLTEFKRLGGEAIEVVSGSHGHADVGRFNHLAKEFGYLCSSGTDYHATGEGAREPGMNADLPIGCEPVWMRWAPDLKPIVANATL
- a CDS encoding L-threonylcarbamoyladenylate synthase — translated: MSQFFSIHAENPQARLIKQAVEIIRKGGLIVYPTDSCYALGCALDNKDGLERIRRIRQLDDKHHFTLACSDLSQLGTYAKVDNRTFRMLKAATPGSYTFILQATKEVPRRVSHPKKQTVGLRVPEHAVALALLEELGEPMLSTTLLLPDEEYPMTDAWEIRDRLERDVDLVIEGGYCGTDPTTVVDLSDDYPQVLREGKGPLTPFGL
- a CDS encoding site-2 protease family protein; amino-acid sequence: MELNLIQNIAVWALPVLFAITVHEAAHAYAAKRFGDPTAFLMGRMTFNPLKHIDPIGTIVLPLICVLLPGGFLFGYAKPVPVNFNALRNPKRDMRWVAAAGPLANLAMAVFWALLLRLAMGPMDGNSFQLPLALMAQAGIQINVVLMVLNLLPLPPLDGGRILVSLLPNHLAYKVSRIEPYGFFILIGLLVTGLLSTILSPFMHAVMSLVSIVL
- a CDS encoding aspartate aminotransferase family protein, which codes for MSLTRSDFDQYMVPNYAPAAFVPVRGAGSRVWDQNDKEYIDLAGGIAVNSLGHCHPVLVNALTEQANKLWHVSNVFTNEPALALAKKLVEATFADKVFFCNSGAEANEAALKLARRAAIERFGEQKHQVLSTLNSFHGRTFFTVTVGGQPKYSDGFGPKPQGIEYFEYNNLDSLKALINDNTACVVIEPIQGEGGVLPADPAFIQGVRELCDKHNAFLIFDEVQTGMGRTGSLFAYQEYGVTPDILTSAKSLGGGFPIGAMLTTADIAKHLVAGTHGTTYGGNPLACAVAGAVLDVINTPEVLAGVKAKHEQLKAGVEAINAKYSVFKAVRGMGLLMGCVLADQYKDRAKDVLNASAAQGLMVLMAGTNVVRFAPSLVITDEEIETALARFDAALAAFVA